The Hyalangium gracile genome includes the window GAGCTTGCCAACGTACGATTGCTGTTGTGGATGCCTGGCAGGGGGTGGCTCTGGAGGGCGTGGCGGAGCGTTCGACCTGAGAACGGGCCCTCCCGAGCCCGGTGCGCCCGCTGCGGACGAGGGCTTGATCTGGGCTCTGCGGGTCAGCAGGGCCACAACCACCTCCACGCCCAGCAAGACGAAGGCTCGAACCAGCTTCTCGGATGCGCGCCGCAGGTCGAAGTCTCTCCTGGCGTTGATGACGTCGTAGCCAAACTCCACCAGGTCCGCGAGACCTTGCACGCCCTGCGCGCCTATCGAGACATAGGCAACCCCAACCAGGATGACATCAACGACTTCACCCACCCCGAAGAAGTGCGAGGCGGCCCAGACCACCAGGACGCTTGCGGCAATGGCCAGATTCTCCGGGCTGAGCAGCTCGCTCAACGCGCGCTTGAACTCGATTGCCAGGCTGGGAGAGGAGAGCGCGTACTCAATCGTCCTCCGTAGCTTCTGCGTGTTGTCCATCTGGGAGATAGGGTCGACGCCAGCTCCCGCGTTCGGGACAACCCCTGTGACACACCGTGGCCCTGACTGGAGGGGTGTGAGTGTCCTGGCTTTGTTGAAGAACCCATTGTCGTCAGAAGAAGACATGCCAGC containing:
- a CDS encoding HNH endonuclease signature motif containing protein, whose translation is MDNTQKLRRTIEYALSSPSLAIEFKRALSELLSPENLAIAASVLVVWAASHFFGVGEVVDVILVGVAYVSIGAQGVQGLADLVEFGYDVINARRDFDLRRASEKLVRAFVLLGVEVVVALLTRRAQIKPSSAAGAPGSGGPVLRSNAPPRPPEPPPARHPQQQSYVGKLDKTPVELPGVYTQKINYVKRDPVDAEQLRNKFDSSVRRNFAKSLAGSSEKVAQLKKAGLSDVDIAKLGDGRIPSGYQVHHKLPLDDGGTNDFDNLVLIKNHPYHKVLTNAQGELTGGLDAGQSRLVDFPVVDGFIYPP